A region of Vibrio porteresiae DSM 19223 DNA encodes the following proteins:
- a CDS encoding FAD-dependent oxidoreductase — protein MVKTDLQTNRPKIAIIGGGVAGATAAVHLGELGQDVLLIEKGEGLVNGPPICHLHAGGNLYREISEQQCIELLRQSLETVRLYPHTLNKRPTVIAVPHSDPGDPLEILPRLNTIRSAYQRLVDEDARNQLLGNPQDYFRTYSRTELEALQQCVQPQHPSTVDEWMIPVVQNIDLDAIKYPLIAVQEYGWSVFRLGASAELVLERLPNCDVRTQTTVIDLEYTGTQWQVTLLSERGIKEQVLVDYVINACGYQTGSIDDMARHYRKRLVEFKAAYVTHWPDCQQLWPEVIFHGQRGTPNGMAQLTPYADGVFQLHGMTEGITLFKDGLVSSDLRSAQPVLPSYLQAKLNQGWSLDAQIERTDRAISHMSQFMPKFRSASIAGKPLFGAQQIPGDDATLRAADVSFEDDHYARIEIVKGSSALSAVRKIAQEWCLVAENASQDIELTHPVSMNLTAQQVEAKALDMADERGYPQALARVVGE, from the coding sequence ATGGTAAAGACAGACCTGCAAACCAACCGACCTAAGATCGCAATTATTGGCGGCGGTGTGGCTGGCGCTACGGCGGCAGTGCATCTAGGTGAATTAGGTCAAGACGTGCTTTTGATCGAAAAGGGCGAAGGTTTGGTCAATGGACCACCGATCTGCCACTTGCATGCGGGAGGCAATCTCTATCGCGAGATTTCTGAGCAGCAATGCATTGAATTACTTCGTCAATCATTAGAAACGGTACGACTTTATCCACACACCCTGAATAAGCGTCCAACCGTGATTGCAGTGCCACACAGCGATCCGGGTGATCCGTTGGAGATCTTACCGCGCTTAAATACGATTCGTTCGGCCTATCAACGCTTGGTCGATGAAGATGCTCGTAATCAACTGTTGGGTAATCCACAAGACTATTTTCGCACCTACAGTCGCACAGAACTTGAGGCACTGCAGCAATGCGTCCAGCCTCAGCATCCTAGCACCGTCGATGAATGGATGATTCCCGTCGTACAAAATATCGATCTTGATGCCATCAAGTATCCGCTGATTGCTGTGCAAGAATATGGCTGGAGCGTATTTCGTTTAGGCGCGAGCGCCGAGTTAGTGCTAGAGCGTTTACCTAATTGCGATGTGCGCACGCAAACCACAGTGATTGATCTCGAATACACAGGAACACAGTGGCAAGTCACGTTACTGAGTGAGCGTGGTATTAAAGAGCAGGTTCTGGTCGACTATGTGATTAACGCTTGTGGTTATCAGACCGGTTCTATCGATGACATGGCTCGTCACTATCGTAAGCGGTTGGTGGAGTTTAAAGCGGCCTATGTGACGCATTGGCCTGATTGCCAGCAGCTATGGCCAGAGGTCATTTTCCACGGTCAACGTGGTACACCTAATGGTATGGCGCAGCTTACCCCGTACGCTGATGGGGTGTTTCAACTGCATGGTATGACTGAAGGTATCACGCTGTTTAAAGACGGTTTGGTAAGCTCAGATTTACGCTCTGCCCAGCCAGTGTTACCTAGCTATTTGCAAGCGAAGCTAAATCAAGGCTGGAGCTTAGATGCTCAAATTGAACGTACCGATCGTGCTATTTCTCACATGAGCCAGTTTATGCCGAAGTTTCGTTCGGCGAGCATTGCGGGCAAGCCACTGTTTGGTGCGCAGCAGATCCCTGGCGACGATGCCACCCTACGAGCTGCTGACGTGAGTTTCGAAGACGACCATTATGCCCGTATTGAAATCGTCAAAGGCTCATCAGCCCTATCTGCAGTGCGAAAGATTGCTCAAGAGTGGTGTTTGGTCGCTGAAAACGCATCTCAAGATATCGAGTTAACTCATCCTGTGAGTATGAATCTCACCGCACAGCAGGTCGAAGCTAAAGCATTGGATATGGCGGATGAACGCGGTTATCCACAAGCGTTAGCACGAGTGGTGGGTGAATAA
- a CDS encoding 5-oxoprolinase subunit PxpA, translated as MTIRNITLNCDMGESFGAWKMGADEQVMPWIDMANIACGFHASDPHVMSRTIDLAIEHEVMIGAHPSYPDLQGFGRRAMAFSEQEISELLIYQIGALKALCESKNARLDYVKPHGALYHDMMTQPDVFRAVVDAVSCFNVPLMIMATANNQDFLDIADLYDVPLLFEAFADRTYQGNGRLMPRSEAGAVLTKEEDIINQVKQIVRYGKVTSADGFVIPMEADTLCVHGDNNEAIALIEKIRYHLNP; from the coding sequence GTGACCATACGAAACATTACGTTAAACTGCGATATGGGCGAAAGCTTTGGCGCTTGGAAAATGGGCGCAGATGAACAAGTAATGCCTTGGATTGACATGGCCAATATTGCTTGTGGCTTTCACGCTTCCGATCCTCATGTCATGAGCCGCACTATTGATCTGGCTATTGAACATGAAGTGATGATTGGCGCTCATCCAAGTTACCCTGATTTACAGGGCTTTGGCCGGAGAGCGATGGCGTTTTCGGAACAAGAAATCAGTGAGCTATTGATCTATCAAATCGGGGCGCTAAAAGCCTTGTGTGAGAGTAAAAATGCGCGTCTAGACTACGTTAAACCTCACGGTGCGCTCTATCACGACATGATGACACAGCCCGATGTGTTTCGCGCCGTGGTCGATGCTGTCTCTTGCTTTAATGTCCCGTTAATGATTATGGCAACGGCTAACAATCAAGATTTTTTGGATATCGCCGATTTGTATGACGTACCACTGCTGTTTGAAGCCTTTGCCGACCGGACGTATCAAGGTAATGGCCGTTTAATGCCACGTAGCGAAGCGGGTGCCGTCTTGACCAAAGAAGAAGATATTATCAATCAAGTAAAACAGATTGTGCGCTATGGCAAAGTTACCAGCGCGGATGGATTCGTTATTCCAATGGAAGCCGACACGCTGTGCGTGCATGGTGATAATAACGAGGCAATCGCGTTAATCGAAAAGATACGCTACCACCTCAATCCATAA